From Limibacillus halophilus, the proteins below share one genomic window:
- a CDS encoding LysR substrate-binding domain-containing protein yields the protein MSITLPPLIWLRAFDAAARNGSFVGAAQELGVTPSAVSQQVRLLEERLGRPLFKRLPRGINLTEAGEAYRPVVQQAFESLLRGTDALFGRREKEGVQLRATASFQAHWLLPRITSFLDRHPAVPLRILTTLWASDFDQAAIDLEIRYGDGRWPGNEVFRLTEDYLEPFANPALAMAAKERDKGEWLSQQRLIEVIGYREGWQEWSAAQSKIELSSANAAPAVLEVDTVATAFALCEAGQGVALLRRWMAAAAVQSGRLEALGIGKAILASDSFYLLVPQGRRLSASARILRDWILEETAGHA from the coding sequence ATGAGTATTACCTTACCCCCCTTGATCTGGTTACGGGCCTTCGACGCGGCCGCGCGCAATGGCAGCTTTGTCGGTGCGGCGCAGGAGCTGGGCGTGACACCTTCTGCAGTCAGTCAACAGGTGCGCTTGCTTGAGGAGCGCTTGGGACGGCCGCTTTTCAAGCGGCTGCCGCGCGGTATCAATCTGACCGAGGCGGGCGAGGCCTATAGGCCGGTCGTCCAGCAGGCCTTCGAGAGCTTGCTACGCGGTACGGACGCGCTCTTCGGTCGGCGGGAAAAAGAGGGCGTGCAGTTGCGCGCTACGGCGTCTTTTCAAGCCCACTGGTTGCTGCCAAGGATTACGAGTTTCTTGGATCGGCATCCGGCCGTGCCGCTCCGCATTCTGACCACCTTATGGGCCTCTGACTTTGATCAGGCCGCTATCGATCTTGAGATTCGCTATGGCGACGGCCGATGGCCCGGTAACGAGGTGTTTCGCCTCACCGAGGACTATCTTGAGCCTTTTGCGAACCCGGCTTTGGCAATGGCGGCCAAAGAACGGGACAAAGGCGAATGGCTATCCCAGCAACGGCTCATTGAAGTTATCGGATACCGGGAGGGTTGGCAGGAGTGGTCGGCAGCCCAATCCAAGATTGAGCTCTCTTCGGCGAATGCGGCGCCGGCTGTATTGGAAGTCGATACCGTGGCTACCGCTTTCGCATTGTGCGAGGCGGGGCAGGGTGTTGCTCTGCTACGGCGCTGGATGGCCGCGGCGGCCGTCCAGTCCGGCCGCCTGGAAGCTTTGGGCATTGGAAAGGCAATCCTGGCCAGCGATTCCTTTTATCTGCTTGTTCCTCAAGGTCGGCGACTCTCGGCTTCGGCGCGGATACTGCGCGATTGGATCCTGGAGGAGACCGCCGGGCATGCGTAG
- a CDS encoding TauD/TfdA family dioxygenase, whose protein sequence is MIAPASQAGSSLQARNAPRPDMADPAPYPLVSRLVGLEATDDAVKALWDDHRESQFHAVWLRDNCACATCRHPATQERTFLLLDAEQPSLRAATILPGGHLEATFADGHTSSFDAGWLRAKAYDAWALAERDQPPVEWAADMEIPRFPFAEVMMGSEGLARWLKGLLETGIAIVTEAPAESGRLFEIVNRVQNPKETNFGTLFEVFSKPKPNSSAYTSLGLEPHADLVNWACPPDFQALFCIENSTGGGRSIFVNAMTVTEALRLQDPEAFTLLSEVPVEFRFQDETCDLRHLAPVVELDRQGRIRRLRFNNWLRNQTCAPVESMAAWYRAYAKLWSLIRDRRYQLRPRLAPGEMVIFDNVRVLHGREAYDANAGRRNLEGCYLDRDWVTSCLRLTDREAAAL, encoded by the coding sequence ATGATCGCCCCAGCAAGCCAAGCCGGTTCGAGCCTCCAAGCGCGCAACGCTCCGCGCCCGGACATGGCCGACCCCGCGCCCTATCCATTGGTTTCGAGGCTAGTTGGCCTTGAGGCCACCGACGATGCCGTCAAAGCGCTGTGGGATGACCACCGGGAAAGCCAGTTCCACGCTGTCTGGCTGCGCGATAACTGCGCCTGCGCTACCTGCCGCCACCCCGCGACCCAGGAGCGGACCTTTTTGCTTCTGGACGCTGAACAGCCAAGCTTGAGGGCCGCGACGATCCTGCCCGGCGGGCACCTCGAAGCGACCTTTGCCGACGGACACACCTCAAGCTTCGATGCTGGCTGGCTCCGGGCCAAGGCTTACGATGCCTGGGCCTTGGCCGAACGCGACCAGCCACCGGTCGAGTGGGCTGCCGACATGGAGATACCAAGGTTTCCTTTCGCCGAGGTGATGATGGGTTCGGAAGGGCTTGCCCGTTGGCTAAAGGGTTTGCTGGAGACCGGCATAGCCATCGTTACGGAAGCCCCGGCGGAATCGGGACGACTATTCGAAATCGTCAACCGTGTTCAAAACCCCAAGGAGACCAACTTCGGCACGCTGTTCGAGGTGTTTTCGAAGCCAAAGCCCAATTCAAGCGCTTACACGTCCTTGGGCCTGGAACCGCACGCGGATCTGGTTAACTGGGCCTGCCCGCCGGATTTTCAGGCGCTTTTCTGCATCGAGAATAGCACGGGCGGCGGTCGTTCCATTTTCGTCAACGCCATGACCGTAACCGAGGCCCTGAGGCTCCAGGACCCGGAAGCCTTCACATTGCTCTCCGAAGTTCCTGTCGAGTTTCGCTTCCAGGATGAAACCTGTGATCTGCGCCATCTAGCGCCGGTCGTCGAACTGGACCGCCAGGGAAGAATACGGCGCTTACGCTTCAACAACTGGCTGCGCAATCAAACTTGTGCACCGGTGGAGAGCATGGCGGCCTGGTACCGTGCCTATGCAAAGCTCTGGAGCCTGATCCGGGATCGCCGCTATCAACTGCGCCCGAGGCTGGCACCCGGCGAGATGGTGATCTTCGACAATGTCCGCGTCCTGCACGGTCGGGAAGCCTACGACGCGAATGCCGGCCGCCGTAACCTGGAAGGTTGTTACCTGGATCGTGACTGGGTCACAAGCTGCCTGCGATTGACGGACCGTGAGGCCGCAGCGCTTTAA
- a CDS encoding glucosyltransferase domain-containing protein — translation MQSESSKVVANSQPICGWSEYLIGHHRDGLLVVILLCLIAYGFVMFNMTLAGDDWSAVWKEGNQYDVVVSLGRWLQRYIWMVFADKLFAPAFTLSFMVALWLVGGLLALRFLVVDDRFAGFAFLGLFVLTPFWAEMVNFKNNHPNAGLATLLALASGLLAWRMVQGQPLGLLKALSLGLASSLCLALSASGYQAMAPMAPMIFLLGWMRALLRNGFDEVAPTIFVKRLALMVVIFGCGIFLYGLSVYVTQTAYGLGQMAKGYALSGSLVSSTGELQMTLARFLAYFEQFLFLPQHLVPQFAKWLFLGLLAVYPLALIHRGSKQKPLNAVWYIGVGLLLACGFLVLPWLLGIMRTPNSYRYNGIVSLALAYAGFALLALEGAPRLLTGGLIGGLMKGLALTLILIFVFQHNAASFVTYNLNRRDWSIATRMIERIEAMSDLEAVTENGAKPLIVYPVGRLPTASERPYAMPAHAGPMDSSIVECGVLNCHPTRLYNLLQLSASNTIRFDRPTGRLRDKEVRRLFRDPLSAMQPWPHPTSIKLLPEGILIVLLGDDGP, via the coding sequence GTGCAATCCGAATCAAGCAAGGTCGTGGCTAATAGCCAGCCCATTTGCGGGTGGAGCGAATATCTCATCGGTCACCACAGAGACGGCCTGTTGGTCGTCATTCTGCTCTGTCTGATCGCCTATGGCTTCGTCATGTTCAACATGACCCTGGCGGGAGATGACTGGTCCGCCGTCTGGAAAGAAGGCAACCAGTACGATGTCGTCGTGTCGCTCGGACGATGGCTGCAACGCTACATCTGGATGGTGTTCGCCGACAAACTCTTCGCGCCGGCCTTCACGTTGAGTTTTATGGTCGCATTGTGGCTGGTGGGCGGGTTGTTGGCGCTGCGTTTTCTGGTGGTGGATGATCGCTTCGCGGGGTTTGCTTTCCTGGGTTTGTTCGTCTTGACGCCTTTTTGGGCCGAGATGGTCAATTTCAAGAACAATCATCCCAACGCGGGCCTTGCAACCTTGCTGGCATTGGCGAGCGGTCTGCTCGCCTGGCGGATGGTGCAAGGTCAACCCCTAGGCCTGCTGAAAGCCCTGTCCCTGGGCCTAGCGTCAAGTTTATGCCTGGCGCTTTCGGCCTCCGGGTACCAGGCGATGGCGCCAATGGCGCCAATGATTTTTCTCCTTGGCTGGATGCGTGCGTTGCTGCGCAACGGTTTCGACGAGGTCGCACCAACTATCTTCGTCAAACGTTTGGCCCTTATGGTCGTGATCTTCGGGTGCGGGATATTCCTCTACGGTCTGTCCGTCTACGTGACGCAGACGGCCTACGGTCTCGGACAAATGGCCAAGGGCTATGCACTATCCGGGTCTTTGGTGAGTTCGACGGGCGAATTGCAAATGACCCTGGCGCGCTTCCTGGCCTATTTCGAGCAGTTTTTGTTCTTGCCACAACACTTAGTCCCCCAGTTCGCCAAGTGGCTCTTTCTCGGCCTGCTGGCGGTCTATCCCTTGGCGCTCATCCATCGCGGTTCGAAACAGAAACCGTTGAATGCGGTCTGGTACATCGGGGTCGGATTATTATTGGCCTGCGGATTTTTGGTTCTGCCTTGGCTGCTGGGGATCATGCGTACGCCCAACAGCTACCGCTACAACGGGATCGTGTCCTTAGCGCTGGCTTATGCGGGCTTCGCCTTGCTTGCGCTGGAAGGTGCGCCACGGCTGCTGACCGGGGGGCTGATTGGGGGGTTGATGAAGGGCCTTGCTCTGACGCTCATACTGATCTTCGTGTTTCAGCACAATGCGGCGAGTTTCGTCACCTACAACCTGAACCGCCGGGACTGGTCGATCGCCACGCGCATGATAGAGCGGATCGAAGCCATGAGCGACTTGGAGGCGGTTACGGAAAACGGTGCCAAACCCCTGATTGTTTACCCTGTCGGGCGCCTTCCGACTGCGAGTGAACGACCCTATGCAATGCCCGCCCACGCGGGACCCATGGACAGTAGCATCGTTGAATGCGGTGTTTTGAATTGCCACCCCACTCGCCTGTACAATCTGCTGCAACTCAGTGCATCCAACACGATCCGCTTTGACCGGCCTACCGGTCGGCTGCGAGACAAGGAAGTGCGCCGACTGTTCCGAGACCCTCTCTCGGCCATGCAACCCTGGCCACACCCGACCAGCATCAAGCTGTTACCGGAAGGAATACTGATCGTCCTGCTGGGGGACGATGGCCCTTAA
- the nrtS gene encoding nitrate/nitrite transporter NrtS, translating to MPNRPKSILGQVLTGAILRRSLIVTFIVGSLLNVINQGDSLFTTQPIDWIKLCLTFCVPFLVTTYGAYSALMAQKP from the coding sequence ATGCCGAACAGACCAAAATCAATTCTCGGACAGGTTCTCACAGGCGCCATCCTGCGACGCTCCCTGATCGTCACATTCATTGTCGGATCGCTTCTGAATGTTATCAACCAGGGCGACAGTCTGTTCACCACACAGCCCATCGACTGGATCAAGCTTTGCCTGACCTTTTGCGTGCCCTTCCTGGTCACGACTTATGGTGCCTATAGCGCCCTCATGGCGCAAAAACCCTAA
- the cydB gene encoding cytochrome d ubiquinol oxidase subunit II, with translation MEVDLAFIWAGLIAFAVLAYVILDGFDLGVGILFPFIKGEGSRDLMMNSVAPVWDGNETWLVLGGGGLLAVFPLAYSVILPALYAPIIAMLAGLIFRGVAFEFRWRASKSRWLWDAAFFGGSLLATLAQGVALGALVQGIEIEGRAYAGGWWDWLTPFSILTGIALVVGYILLGSTWLVMKTEGFVRSTARRYAYWSAYGTLGLIGAVSLWTPFLNPTYLDRWFSGPTTAFTVIVPSLVLASAFFLFRGLREGQDALPFLSALAFFILCFAGIGISFYPYMVPPSLTIWQAAAPDDSLSFLLVGSVVLLPLILLYSGYSYWVFRGKVDPSEGYH, from the coding sequence ATGGAAGTCGATCTCGCATTCATCTGGGCCGGACTGATTGCTTTTGCCGTTCTGGCCTACGTGATCCTGGATGGGTTTGATCTAGGCGTTGGTATTTTGTTTCCCTTCATCAAGGGCGAGGGCAGCCGAGACCTGATGATGAACAGTGTGGCGCCGGTGTGGGACGGGAATGAAACTTGGCTGGTACTGGGCGGCGGCGGGTTGCTGGCTGTTTTTCCCTTGGCCTACTCCGTGATTCTTCCTGCGCTCTACGCCCCGATCATTGCAATGCTGGCGGGGTTGATTTTCCGGGGCGTCGCGTTCGAGTTTCGCTGGCGTGCCTCAAAAAGCCGTTGGCTGTGGGATGCGGCCTTCTTCGGGGGCTCACTGTTGGCAACGCTCGCACAAGGCGTTGCCTTGGGCGCTCTGGTGCAGGGAATCGAGATCGAGGGCCGTGCTTATGCAGGGGGTTGGTGGGATTGGCTGACACCCTTCAGTATCTTGACTGGCATAGCGCTTGTGGTCGGTTACATCCTCTTGGGTTCAACTTGGCTGGTCATGAAAACCGAGGGCTTCGTTCGTTCTACAGCGCGGCGCTATGCCTATTGGTCGGCGTATGGAACGCTGGGCTTGATCGGGGCGGTCAGTCTTTGGACGCCATTCCTGAATCCGACTTATCTCGATCGCTGGTTCAGCGGACCCACGACGGCCTTCACGGTTATCGTGCCGTCTTTGGTCCTGGCTTCCGCATTCTTCCTTTTCCGTGGGCTACGCGAGGGCCAGGACGCCTTACCGTTCCTCTCGGCGCTTGCCTTTTTCATTCTATGCTTTGCGGGCATAGGGATTAGCTTCTATCCCTACATGGTGCCGCCAAGCCTGACGATCTGGCAGGCTGCGGCGCCTGACGACAGCCTGAGTTTCCTGCTGGTGGGATCGGTCGTGCTCTTGCCATTGATTCTGCTCTACAGCGGCTACAGTTACTGGGTCTTCCGCGGCAAAGTCGATCCGTCGGAAGGTTACCATTGA
- a CDS encoding cytochrome ubiquinol oxidase subunit I: MDGLMDSLFDPVMLARIQFAFTISFHIIFPAFTIGLASYLAVLEGLWLWKKDSVFLDLFDFWKKVFAIVFGMGVVSGIVMSYEFGTNWSVFSDKAGPVIGPLMGYEVLSAFFLEAGFLGVMLFGKERVGPGLHFFATLMVAVGTLFSAFWILSVNSWMQTPAGYGMNDVGQFIPVDWWAVVFNPSFPYRLVHMVLAAYLTTAFAVGAVGAWHLLHDRDNRPALIMFSMAMWMAALVAPLQIVAGDLHGLNTLEHQPAKIAAMEGHYETRQGAPLILFGLPDDEAEVTRYAVEIPKLGSYILTHDWDGELKGLKSWPKEDRPPAALVFWSFRIMVGLGFAMVLIGFWSLIHRRWGGGLANARLLLRASVLMGPAGFVAILAGWITTEVGRQPFTIYGLLRTAESVSPLEAPALLGSLLLFFVVYTTVFGAGIYYVLKVMAKGPSRESEDEMQVPTRAAGIMPGAWQASKSHGHPGQG; encoded by the coding sequence ATGGACGGCTTGATGGACAGCTTGTTCGATCCCGTGATGTTGGCACGGATACAGTTCGCCTTCACGATTTCCTTTCACATCATATTCCCGGCGTTCACGATCGGTTTGGCAAGCTACCTGGCGGTTCTTGAAGGTCTCTGGTTGTGGAAAAAGGACAGCGTATTTCTGGACCTGTTTGATTTTTGGAAAAAGGTCTTCGCGATCGTGTTTGGAATGGGCGTCGTCTCCGGGATCGTGATGAGCTACGAGTTCGGTACCAACTGGAGCGTCTTCTCTGATAAAGCAGGTCCCGTTATTGGCCCGTTGATGGGGTATGAGGTTCTTTCCGCCTTTTTCTTGGAAGCGGGGTTCCTGGGTGTGATGCTCTTCGGGAAGGAACGTGTCGGGCCCGGATTACACTTTTTCGCCACTCTGATGGTTGCAGTCGGCACCCTGTTCTCGGCTTTCTGGATTCTCTCGGTCAATAGTTGGATGCAGACGCCGGCAGGATACGGGATGAACGATGTCGGGCAGTTCATCCCGGTTGATTGGTGGGCTGTGGTGTTCAATCCCTCCTTCCCCTATCGGCTGGTGCATATGGTTCTGGCCGCCTATCTGACGACCGCATTCGCCGTGGGGGCCGTGGGGGCGTGGCATCTTCTGCACGACAGGGATAATCGTCCCGCACTGATCATGTTCTCCATGGCCATGTGGATGGCGGCCTTGGTGGCGCCCTTGCAGATCGTCGCCGGCGACCTCCATGGTCTCAACACGTTGGAGCACCAACCAGCCAAGATAGCTGCGATGGAAGGCCATTACGAAACGCGACAAGGCGCACCCTTGATCTTGTTCGGCCTGCCGGACGACGAGGCCGAAGTCACGCGCTACGCGGTCGAGATTCCAAAACTCGGAAGTTACATCCTGACCCATGACTGGGACGGTGAATTGAAGGGCCTCAAGTCCTGGCCCAAGGAGGATCGGCCTCCGGCTGCGCTCGTATTCTGGAGCTTCCGGATCATGGTCGGCTTGGGCTTCGCGATGGTGCTGATTGGCTTCTGGAGCCTGATACACCGTCGCTGGGGCGGCGGCTTGGCCAATGCGCGGCTGCTGCTGCGGGCGAGCGTCCTAATGGGGCCGGCCGGTTTCGTGGCCATCCTCGCGGGCTGGATCACGACGGAAGTCGGGCGTCAGCCTTTCACCATTTATGGGTTGCTGCGTACGGCTGAGTCGGTTTCACCGCTGGAAGCGCCAGCGCTGCTGGGATCCTTGCTGTTGTTCTTCGTGGTTTATACGACGGTGTTCGGAGCCGGCATTTACTACGTCCTGAAAGTCATGGCCAAAGGGCCGAGCCGCGAGAGCGAAGACGAGATGCAGGTGCCGACACGGGCGGCAGGTATCATGCCAGGGGCGTGGCAGGCCTCTAAATCACACGGTCACCCGGGCCAAGGGTGA
- a CDS encoding multicopper oxidase family protein, with translation MTITRRQFLQTAALTTGGLLLPGVARSDEGGWTRLRAAPAEAMLLDGKPDDPMTAVWAYEGTVPGLPLRFRKGERAKIRLQNGLEQPTSIHWHGLRVPNAMDGVAGLTQAAVEPGDSFDYEFVVPDSGTYWYHSHNRSWEQVARGLYGTLVVEEENPPAVDHDLTLAIDDWRIADDGQIHEDSFGSMMDLSHAGRMGNWLTVNGKSLAKFNVSAGDRLRLRLLNAANARIFDLDLSPAESTLIALDGQPVTPRRLDGPLKLAPGQRADLIVDLTGEPGSRLVLNAVSGGDPVEAAVFEYDQTEGRDRIAGRPEGALEAPQRPPLDHANMVEQGLLMEGGAMGRMESGRFQGQEMTPRELMSFGKIWTFNGVAGDMSDMHDPLLRVERGRSVAIDMFNDTRFPHAMHLHGHHFQVLEIDREPARHQDWMDTVLMFPGERLKIGFVADNPGKWLFHCHMLEHHAAGMGTWLEVGT, from the coding sequence ATGACTATCACCCGGCGGCAATTTTTACAGACTGCGGCGCTTACCACCGGCGGACTGTTGTTGCCCGGCGTTGCCCGAAGCGACGAAGGCGGTTGGACACGGCTGCGAGCGGCTCCCGCAGAGGCGATGCTGCTGGACGGCAAGCCTGATGACCCCATGACCGCCGTTTGGGCCTATGAGGGGACGGTCCCCGGTCTCCCTTTGCGGTTTCGCAAAGGCGAGCGCGCAAAAATCCGCCTGCAGAACGGACTGGAACAGCCGACGAGCATTCACTGGCACGGCCTGCGTGTCCCCAATGCCATGGACGGCGTCGCAGGATTGACACAGGCCGCGGTCGAGCCCGGCGACTCCTTCGATTATGAGTTTGTCGTGCCGGACAGCGGCACCTATTGGTATCACAGCCACAACCGCTCCTGGGAACAGGTCGCGCGCGGCCTTTACGGCACGTTGGTGGTTGAGGAAGAGAACCCTCCGGCAGTCGATCATGATCTGACCTTGGCAATCGACGATTGGCGCATAGCCGACGACGGGCAAATCCACGAGGATTCGTTCGGCTCGATGATGGACTTGTCGCATGCCGGGCGCATGGGCAACTGGCTCACCGTCAACGGGAAATCGCTCGCCAAGTTCAACGTAAGCGCCGGCGACCGCTTACGGCTGCGTCTCCTCAACGCCGCGAATGCGCGCATTTTCGACCTCGACTTATCGCCCGCCGAATCGACCTTGATTGCGCTGGACGGACAGCCCGTCACGCCGCGGCGGTTGGACGGGCCGCTCAAGCTGGCACCGGGTCAACGCGCCGACCTCATCGTCGATCTGACGGGCGAGCCCGGAAGCAGGTTGGTGTTGAACGCCGTGAGCGGTGGAGATCCCGTTGAGGCCGCGGTTTTCGAGTATGACCAAACCGAAGGGCGCGACCGCATCGCGGGCCGTCCCGAAGGTGCGCTCGAGGCGCCGCAACGACCGCCTTTGGATCATGCCAACATGGTCGAACAGGGTCTGCTGATGGAAGGCGGCGCTATGGGCAGAATGGAAAGCGGACGGTTCCAAGGACAGGAAATGACGCCAAGAGAGTTAATGTCCTTTGGTAAGATTTGGACATTCAACGGGGTTGCAGGCGACATGAGCGACATGCACGACCCGCTGCTGCGTGTCGAGCGAGGCCGGAGCGTTGCAATCGACATGTTTAACGACACGCGCTTTCCCCATGCGATGCATCTTCATGGCCATCACTTCCAAGTGCTGGAAATCGATCGCGAACCAGCGCGTCATCAGGACTGGATGGATACGGTGCTGATGTTCCCGGGCGAGCGTCTCAAGATCGGCTTTGTGGCGGACAACCCGGGCAAGTGGCTGTTCCACTGTCACATGCTCGAACACCACGCTGCCGGAATGGGAACCTGGCTGGAGGTCGGCACTTGA
- a CDS encoding ABC-F family ATP-binding cassette domain-containing protein — protein MAAPLLTLQNIHLSFGGPALLEGADLTVGMGERLCLVGRNGSGKSTLLKIAAGMIEADRGDRVLQKGVTLRYLPQEPELSGFKTTLAYVEDGLDEVADPYRARYLLEHLGLTGDEDPATLSGGEARRAALAKVLAPAPDILLLDEPTNHLDLPTIEWLESELQSSSSALVLISHDRRFLEALSRSTVWIDRGQARLLNKGFGDFESWRDDVLEQEAAERHKLDRKLVAEADWLRYGVTARRKRNQGRLRALQDLRRQRREQRKAPGKMRVTLEKAGGSSKLVIEAEGLSKAYSKRPLIENFSTRILRGDRIGIVGPNGAGKTTLLRLLTGSLVPDAGRVKLGVTLQMVTLDQKRESLDPNWTLTEALTGGRGDSVWVGGQSRHVMSYMKDFLFSPEQARTPISRLSGGERGRLMLARAFAQPANLLVLDEPTNDLDLETLDLLQELLADYEGTVILVSHDRDFLDRVATSVIAAEGKGLWTEYAGGYSDMLNQRGTALPGRLGLVATAAKPAKEAPEATPKARLTAKRKLSFKEKHALETLPGNIENLLAESAALEKKLADPQLFQRDPEAFEKIAKALEAKRGALEQAEERWLELEILRQEIEES, from the coding sequence ATGGCGGCTCCATTACTCACCCTGCAGAATATTCATCTAAGCTTCGGCGGTCCGGCGCTGCTGGAGGGTGCCGACTTGACCGTCGGTATGGGTGAGCGGCTGTGCCTGGTTGGCCGTAACGGCAGCGGCAAGTCGACCTTGCTGAAGATCGCAGCCGGAATGATCGAAGCGGATCGCGGCGACCGGGTCCTGCAAAAAGGCGTGACACTCCGGTACCTGCCTCAAGAGCCGGAGTTATCAGGCTTCAAGACGACCCTGGCCTACGTGGAAGACGGACTCGACGAGGTCGCCGACCCTTACCGGGCGCGCTACTTGCTGGAACACCTTGGGCTCACCGGAGACGAAGACCCCGCGACGCTTTCCGGCGGGGAAGCACGCCGTGCGGCCCTTGCAAAGGTGCTGGCGCCGGCGCCCGATATTCTGCTGCTCGACGAGCCGACAAATCATCTGGATTTGCCAACCATCGAGTGGTTGGAAAGCGAGCTGCAGAGCAGCAGCTCGGCGCTCGTGCTGATCAGCCACGACCGACGTTTCCTCGAAGCGTTGTCGCGCAGCACTGTTTGGATAGACAGAGGCCAAGCGCGGTTGCTGAATAAGGGTTTTGGCGACTTTGAGTCCTGGCGCGACGACGTGCTTGAGCAAGAAGCGGCGGAGCGGCACAAGCTGGATCGAAAACTGGTCGCCGAGGCCGATTGGCTGCGTTACGGCGTGACCGCAAGACGTAAGCGCAATCAAGGCCGCCTGCGCGCCCTGCAAGATCTGCGGCGGCAACGCAGGGAGCAGCGCAAGGCACCCGGCAAAATGCGGGTTACCCTGGAGAAGGCGGGTGGATCCAGCAAGCTGGTGATCGAAGCCGAAGGCCTGTCGAAGGCCTATAGTAAGCGCCCTCTTATCGAAAACTTCTCAACCCGGATTCTGCGCGGCGACCGGATCGGAATCGTCGGGCCGAACGGTGCGGGGAAAACCACACTGCTCCGCCTCTTGACCGGCTCCCTGGTGCCGGACGCCGGCCGCGTGAAACTGGGCGTGACCCTGCAAATGGTGACGCTTGACCAAAAACGGGAAAGCCTGGACCCGAACTGGACCCTGACCGAGGCGTTGACTGGTGGTCGCGGCGATAGCGTGTGGGTCGGCGGCCAATCACGGCATGTCATGAGCTACATGAAAGATTTTCTCTTTTCGCCGGAGCAGGCACGCACCCCTATATCGCGTCTGTCGGGCGGCGAACGCGGACGGTTGATGCTCGCCCGCGCTTTCGCCCAGCCGGCCAATCTTCTGGTGCTTGACGAACCGACCAACGACTTGGATTTGGAAACGTTGGATCTGCTGCAAGAGCTTCTGGCCGACTACGAGGGTACGGTTATCCTGGTCAGTCATGATCGCGACTTCCTGGACCGTGTCGCCACCTCCGTCATAGCTGCCGAAGGCAAAGGGTTATGGACCGAGTACGCCGGTGGCTATTCGGATATGCTGAACCAGCGCGGTACAGCGCTTCCGGGACGCCTAGGTTTGGTGGCAACAGCGGCCAAACCCGCAAAGGAAGCGCCGGAAGCGACACCCAAAGCGCGCCTGACCGCAAAGCGGAAATTATCCTTCAAGGAAAAGCACGCGCTTGAAACCCTGCCCGGCAACATTGAAAACCTGCTGGCTGAAAGTGCGGCACTCGAGAAAAAACTTGCCGATCCTCAGCTGTTTCAGCGCGACCCGGAAGCTTTCGAGAAAATCGCAAAAGCACTGGAAGCAAAACGCGGCGCTCTCGAGCAGGCCGAGGAACGCTGGCTGGAGCTTGAAATTCTGCGGCAGGAAATCGAAGAGTCCTGA
- a CDS encoding TfoX/Sxy family protein, with amino-acid sequence MMNDTRRKEPPYIASYQAMLMPLGPVAPRRMFGGWGIFLDGIMFALVADGDLYLKADAENEATFRQAKAKQFTYNAKGKAVAMSYWSPPATVMKDFDRFTAWAESALAAARRSKKSRSRS; translated from the coding sequence ATGATGAACGATACGCGCCGCAAAGAACCGCCATACATTGCCAGCTATCAGGCCATGCTGATGCCATTGGGTCCCGTGGCGCCGCGGCGGATGTTCGGCGGTTGGGGCATTTTTCTCGACGGTATCATGTTCGCTCTGGTTGCGGACGGCGACCTCTATCTGAAAGCCGACGCTGAAAACGAAGCAACCTTCCGACAGGCAAAGGCCAAGCAATTCACCTATAACGCCAAAGGCAAGGCCGTCGCCATGTCCTATTGGAGTCCGCCAGCGACGGTCATGAAGGATTTCGACCGTTTCACGGCCTGGGCCGAAAGCGCCTTGGCCGCAGCCCGGCGCTCCAAGAAATCCAGGAGCCGTTCCTAG